In the genome of Nitrospirota bacterium, the window TATCTTCTTCCATTTCCAATGCCTCTTTTACCAGATCACGGACCTTAAGTGAAAGTGATACGCCTTCTTTCTCTGCAAGATGCCGGACGCTGTTGTAAATCGGCTTTTCCAGCACAACATTAATTCTTGGATTTTTTGCCGGCATATTATATTACCTCCTTTTTTGTAGTGTAACACTTATAACACACCAAATCAACATCTATTTTTAAAGTTCATTTGAAATTTCTGATTTCTTCTTTAATTGAGGGGTATTTCTTGGTTAATTTTTTAAGCTCTTTTGAGAAATTATCTGCCTGCCTCGCTGCAAGGCGGGTAGGAACAATCCTATAGCTCATTGATTAGATCTTCAAAGGTAATAGCTCACAACCTTTACAGCTTATATCCTATCTTTCTAAGAAACTCTTTTCTATGAGCCCTGTCAGAGATGCCCTCTATGCCCTTTGGTGAAAAACCATCTACAATTCCTAAAACTCCCCTTCCCTGTCCAGTCTCGGCCACAATCACTTCCACCGGGTTTGCAGTCGCACAGAAAATAGAGCACACCTCCTGGCACGCCTTTATAGCATTGAGAATATTAATCGGATAAGCATCCTTCAAAATTATACAGAAGAGATGCCCTGCGCCAACGTCAAAGACGTTCTTTGTAGCCATCTCTATCAGACTGCTGTCGTTGCCCTCATTTCTTATAAGGCATGGGCCTGAAGCTTCAGCAAATGCTATACCAAACCTGGCCTGCGGCACAGTTGCTGCTATTATCTCATAAAGGTCCTCTGCAGTCTTTATAAAATGGGTCTGGCCGAGGATTATGTTGCAGCCTTCAGGGACGCCAATCCTTATAACCTTTAATTCCATGTAAACCTCCTATTAAAAGACCGTAATGGGTTAT includes:
- a CDS encoding toxin-antitoxin system, antitoxin component encodes the protein MPAKNPRINVVLEKPIYNSVRHLAEKEGVSLSLKVRDLVKEALEMEEDIAMSKFAEKREKIFT
- a CDS encoding adenosine-specific kinase; this encodes MELKVIRIGVPEGCNIILGQTHFIKTAEDLYEIIAATVPQARFGIAFAEASGPCLIRNEGNDSSLIEMATKNVFDVGAGHLFCIILKDAYPINILNAIKACQEVCSIFCATANPVEVIVAETGQGRGVLGIVDGFSPKGIEGISDRAHRKEFLRKIGYKL